ATTGAATATAAAAGTAGCTCAAAGTACAAATATATTTGAATAAGTGAAATAGAAAAACTATAAACAAATTATTGAAAGTGGTAAATCAAATTAATGTGAATAAAGGTTTGTtcctaaaataaagaaaacaaatcagaaattaattttttctcattaaatataattatttagtgtaacatattataaaataaaatatgataccgAGTGCAATTAGCCATGAGTTCATCTCAATGAAAGCACCGAAGTTATTACTTATTAGGCAGGGTGTGATAAATCAAGAGTTTGAGGACAAGGGAACTTCAAAAGAATGAGgagataatttggataaaatctTGCTTGTTTTCATTCATTCTAGCCTTAAGGATCTATAATTTGTTACTTATAAtgattgcaattttttttttttgtaatcaagagATATATTAATAAGAGAACCAAAGGTTCTAAAGTTTGATTACAAAAAGCGAGGCCGAAAACCGAGCCAAGAAAATTAATCATCAAATACAACTTAAGAGAGGTAAAACAAAGGGGCTTTGTTGAACTCGTAAAAATTATAATTGGTCCGAGTAATTTTCCCGATAAACGACCACCGCCAAATAATCTTCTTTATGCTCCAAACCGTATCAAGAACGTTCCATGGATCATTCCGGAAAATAATCTCATTCCTAATATTCCAAATGGTCCAACAAGTTGCCAACCAAATCGTCCATTCCCTACCGGATTTCACCTGATTGAGTTTATCAAAGCCACACCAACTCAAGAAACTACTAAGGATACCATCCAAGCTATAATCATCAAATCCAATCCATATAGCAATCTCCTTCCAAATTAAACGAGATACCCGACAAGAAAGTAAAAGATGATGCAAGGATTCAACAACTTCATTACAACAATTACAAAGAGAAGATTGGGAGAAAGAAATACCTCTCAATAAGAGAATATCCCTTGTAGGCAACCTCTTAATGAAGCATCTCCAATCAAAGCACTTAATTTTTTGAGGCACTTTTAGCTTCCAAATAAGTTTGAATGCCTTTGAAAATTCTATATCCGGGCCTAAAGGAACATGGAATTTATCGAATAAATTATAGCTACTACGAACCGAGAAACCTCCAACCGGATCCGTGCTTCACTCCACCCTATCCTTGGCCGCGACATGCGGGCCGGTGTCATCAAGAAGTTGCAGCAGACGTTGCACATCATTGGCAGCCGCTGTGCTATTCGTGAGAGTAACACCGAAGTCACCACACTTCCAAGTGTCATTTTGCCAACCTCCCATGCACACAATAGACACAAACTTCAGCCCCGAATTATTGAAAGCAACCGGGAATAAATCCTTCAAGTAACTATCTCCCACCCACCTAGAATGCCAAAAAGAAATATGCTTACCACAACCAACTTTGAACCTACAATTGTCAATAAAAGAGTTCTCATTATAACTATGATCCAAAGCTAAAACATCCTTCCACCACGAAGACTCCGTAGTcttttcaaaaactttatcaatgGAAGACACCACCCTAAGACTAATGTCTCCATATCTTTCTTTCAACAATTCATACCACAAATCCTCCGAACCACAAAGAATTCTCCACCGCCATTTATGAAGAAGAGCAAGATTGAAATCTCTAATTCTGCTCAATCCAAGACCTCCATTTTCAACCAGTAAGCAAATAGTTCCCCAACTTACCCAATGAGTTTTTCTCCCTTCCCCCACACCTCCCCTTAAGAAATTACTTTGCAATCGTTTTATCTCCTTAAGAATCTTCTTAGGCGCCTTGTAGAAAGACAACATGAAGATAGAAAGACTACAAAGAACGGATTTTAGAAGAGTTAACTTTCCACCAAAACTTAACAAGCGATTCTTCCAATCCGAGAGTCTAGCCTTAATCTTACTCAAAATACAATTCCAACAAGAAATCCTTCTAGGATTGATTCCTATAGGTATTCCGAGGAAGATGAAATTATTATCCTCCCTCCTACAAGACAAAAAGTTAGAAGCAATATCCATAACATTTTCACCAATATTGATACCAATTAATTTACTTTTATGGAAATTGATTCCAAGTCCCGAAACCAACTCAAAACCCCTCAAAATAGCCTTTATCGCCCAAACTTGCTTCCAACTCCCTTCTCCAATCAAAATGGTGTCATCGGCAAATTGTAAGATTTTACTTTGCACAATCTCTTAATATTAAAGCCCACATACTCCCCCGCCTCCACCGCCTTAGAAACCAAACTCTTCAAACTCTCCATAACGATGACAAAAAGGAACGGCAAAAGAGGATCCCCTTGTCTAAGCCCTTTCTCCACCACGAACTCCTTAGTTTGGCTACCATTCACTAGAACCGACATCTTGCTTGAAAAAATTAACGCCTCCATCCACTTCATTCAAACCTCCCCAAAACCCATCTTCCGCAACATGAATCTAAGAAAATCCCAACAAACGTTATTGTatgccttctcaaaatcaacctTAAAAAGTAAACAACCTAGGCCTTCCCTCTTTTCCATATCAACAAATTCGTTCGCTACCATAACACCATCTAGAAGTTGTCTACCCGGAACGAAAGTGCTTTGGCAATTGGACACAATTGAACCCAACACCTTTTTGAGTCTCGATGCCAATAATTTAGAAATGGATTTATAAACACAACCCACCAAACATATCGGCCTATAATCTTCAAGCCCCAAAAGGTTTGAACATTTAGGGATCAATGTCAAAAAAGATGAAATAATCGCCTTAGACAATAAAGCATCCACATGAAAACAATTGAAGCAAATAACGAAGTCCTCTTTCAATATTTCCCAACACTTCTTGATAAACATGAAAGAAAAACCATCCGGCCTAGGGCTTTTGGATCCCTCACAATTCCAAACGGCTTCTTTAATCTCATCAACTGAAAAAGGCTTTTTAAGAAAATGTTTTTCCTCTTCTTTTAGAACACCAAAAGAAATTCCCTCCAAACCCGGCCTTCCCCTTTCCACCCCGGAAAACTTCTTCTCAAAATACTTCTTAACCTCTTCTTTAACCTCCATCACCGAATCAACAATACCTCTTTCCATCCTCAAAGAACCAATGTGATTGTGACTTCTTCTACCTTTCATAACTCCATGAAAAAACTTGTTATTCGTATCTCCGTCATTTAACCATCTCAATCTCGACTTTTAAATCAACATGTtctctttgatttttaaattcatCTATATGTCTCTCGAAGCCAGCCTCTTCCTATCTAGAATCTCCTCCGATTCTTCGACATCATCATCCCCAATTAGTACATCTCCTTCATTCAAAACACGAACTCCCTCCTCAACCGCCATATCATAGTTTCCAAATATATTTGCATTCCACCACCTCAATCTATCCTTAAGAATCCTCAATTTCTCCTTAAGAACATAATCGCCCCTTCCCACCATCGATAAAGAATTCCACTCTTGTTTCACAAACGGAATAAATTCCTTATTCGAGAACCACTCGTTGTTTACTTTGAAAGGTTTAGGGCCCCGATTAGATTTATCACACACCAACCAAACGGGACAATGATCTGAGATATCACGATCCCCTACTAACTGACCAACCACACCCCAGTTGCTCACAACTTTACTCGCCACCAAAAAAATGATCAATTCTACTTCTAGACCTCCCCTCACCCCCAAACCAAGTGTACTTCTTTCCCTTACTAGGAACATCTATCAAACCACTCAATTCAATAAACTCCTCAAACTCCGTCCATTCCCTACATGAGCTCAAAACCGAAGCTCCCTTCCTTTCCCCCCTGCATTGTTGACAACATTAAAATCTCCCCCAATAACCCATTCCCCATCCGTGAATTTCGAATTTAGAGGAATAAATAATTGATCAATATTTGATAGAGCCAATAATAAATTGTCAACTCAAGTTTTCCTATTTGCATTCGTTACTTTCATGTGACGTAGTCTTTTAAATACTTTAGCATTGTGATCTTTCTTTTGGATTTCCCTCATTTTAGGCCACTTGAACTATTTCATCTTCAACTATTTCATCACTCTTTCCCTCTCTcattatttacttaattatttaaaaagGAAAGCCATATTATTTTGTAAGTGATCAATTATTTATTGGAaatgatttaaattatatataaaacaagAATACAAGAAGTAATTCAACCAATTAAtacaacaaaatatttataatctAAGGATCACAAGAGGCAAGACTTAACAATACAAACAACTCAAAGTATAATTATAAGCAAAACAATCTCCTAAGAACAATGCAACCAAAAACAATGAAGCAACAACCTAATTTACACAAACCAACGCGATCAACTAGAGAGAAGTTGAAATCATGATCCATTAATTTGAAGCAAGACTAAACAATGCAAAGTCATGAATCATGATAGAGTCTTAAAGCCATCCAAGAACAACATAAAATACAACAAAAAACTGTGAAGCAAAACTCTCTAAACTAAACAATAACAAGGAAAGGGGAAGCAAGCAGCATAAATCAGTAGCAATCTGAAAAGAACTCTTGAGGGCCTTCTCATCAGATCCAGGAACAATTCTTCTACCTACTCACATGGTCAACTAATTTGAAGCAAGAGCTTCCAAAATAGCAACAAAAGCAGTTACAGGATCTCCAAATATAGCTGCAAATATTAGTTTGAATACCATAATTGCTATCTTTGTGTACTTGCTTATAGTCTTTGCTCTCCTTGAAATCCTCAAACGTTGATCCATCTCCATGCTCGTGACTGCAAGTTGAGTTTCTCTTTCACTACTCGAGCTTGTAGTTGTAATTGATCTTTCTACTTGAGAAAAATAACCCCTCCTCCAATTGTCAAGTATCAAATCCTTTTAACATGACACATGATAACAACTATTTCCATCATAATAACACCACCCTTTCACTTTTCCCACAACACTCCTATGCTTACATTTCACACACTTTGAACGAACTTTCTTAGACAAATTCAATGTCACACTTCCACTTTCATCAGTAATACTATTTTTCAGCTTCAAACAGCAAGGATGAAGATCATATCCAGTCGTAGAACAATGATAAACAAACCCTAATATATCTTTTCCACAAGCATCACAGTATCTTTCTCTATCTCCAGGTGGTTTCTTGTGAAATTCGAAATAGCTTTTctcaaaaaatgaatgaaaggcGTAAGGATCTGGATATACACATTCTCCATGTAGGACATAGTTGCAACGAGAGTTCTGACAATGGTAACTTGATCCAAACCCTAGTTGTCTACAACCGCTGCATGTGTATGGTGCTCCAGGAGGCTTCTGTTGTAACAAATGTTCATGATCCATCTCAGTTATTTTCTTGTAAATATTGGAAGTTGGTTTTTAGATATCACAAACGTTTATGCTTCTATATATATGCAGCGAAAAAAGCGTGCCAaataagtttcttttttttttctttctatttttgatgACTTTCCAAGAAATGATTTCTTAATATACGTGAAGTTACGTAGTTCTTCTTTTCTAGAAAATTCATTATCTTTCTGGAACATTCATACTTAGTTCCTTAACTATGTGAATTTAGCATTTGAAATTAAGATAGCAGAAGATATTATACACTTTCCAACTTCCAGCTAAGAAAATGAATCAGCATTATATAATTAACAATTGTTATCCATTTAAACACATTATCTCaatttagtattattaatttGAATCATTCTGAGTAAGCATTTCTTAGAAAATATAGTGAAGAGACTACGTTACGAACttgcataaaaaaatataattggaaatatggttgtgatgtgatgattacGATAAATTAGAAATTGGCTTAAGAATTGACCTGCATTCCTCTTTGTCTTTGTGTCTACGCTATCAAAtgcaacttaattaattaaagtaaTAAATTCGCTCCCAATTTGGTTCTTTTAGGTTTTTGACTTTGACTTTCTCCCAAATTTTTGGATTCTTTATAAAAAAGAATACTCTCTTGTCACACTAATTTTTGGTCTATCAAGGTTTGGAGACATGAAGTTTAAGAAGAATTATATGGGGTagtttaaaatatgaaaatttctttgccaacctcccaactctctagcccacctctggtgaaaaactcaaactatccctgacttcggaagttcatctccgaaatgcaagaaaaaggtgttttcggagatgcatctccgaaaacagcatttcggaagttcatttccgaaatactgcgcgttttgcagattaagcaaaacagccccctcccccaaacATTTTACCCTAATCATATTCTAAACACAACCCCTCTTCAAATTTTCTGCAAAAAGCAAGTGTAAGATCAAAGAGATTGCCCaagtcttcttccaatctcaaccaaactcatcatcaaacactaattggtaagtttatcattgttttttcaagttttagatctatttgaataaactctattagggtgtttagaaactgaaaaaatcacattaagataggttagtactgatattaggatgtttagtaggcataaaaatagttttggtttaggttttttgggtctgccattggaggttgcagagaagctctgcgcaggggtgtttcggaagttcatttccgaaaacacctccatcccagttttcggaaatgaacttccgaactgtatcagaagtgcattttttttgttttttcatttgtctcgcatattaatcgatttcgattgtttacaggaacatgtcaggcaaccaaccagcacgcatcagacagggtaaggagacccagactgcgtcggctagacgcgagcgggcggcggcacagctggcgtcgacccagggacgggggcacggtcggggacgccgtgtgcgagttcccgtgggcgagggagagggtacatctgcttcaggatctaggagtcggctggctcgggcatcttctttccgccagcgagaggaggaggaggaggaggaggtggcggcagtgccctactacgagccggagggggtatcggatgttgaccctccagccggggaggatgatgagcaggaggacggccatccgggagggccctttgacacctctGTGCTGATtagctaccacgatcacgtcgttcggcgtatctgggaggaagaggtattttttataatttaaccgtttaattgtcaccattttttataatttaaccgtttatttgtcgcttatttaatatatgttgcttttttttttgtaacaggagcgagagccgttgaaaatggtgaaccacacccggaagattttcagtctgtttaaaccaacagctaagtggtttaacgaccatgtgcgaggttcagggcttagcgggctctacatgacggggtataccaccatcagcaccggcatgcagggggcatttgtggagcgctggcacaaggagacgtcctctttccacttgccggttggggagatgacgatcaccttgcatgacgtgcagtgtcttctccacctgccgattagggggccgctgttgacccactccaagatccagagggtcgaggccattgagtggatgacgctctatttgggcatggagcacgaggttgctcactttgagtgcgtcacgacatttgggcctcatgtccggttcaccacactgagctgctactttgagcaccacctggacgcggctgccgaggctgagggtgagggtgacgagctattcacacagtatctccgcggctgcgctctccggtgctggtacatgcatgtggtaggcgctgcatgctttgtggacaagagtgccaggtacgtcgacgtgacctacctccactacttcatggacctggataccgttcaccagtggaactgggggacagctactctggcatacctctaccagaagctgaatgaggcctccaactagaggacgaggcagttggtcggatcctgcacactacttacgatacgttttattttaacacattatcgtatttatttatttatttatgtttcgtatttatttttaatacattatcgtgtttgtgtttcagagctggatcatctcctacttctcccgcatccacggcttccgctACGATCCTGCATatgtggacgccatgcccagggccgccagatacgctctccagagggggaacgatgcggtgggaccataccgtttgtacttggaccgcacgatgcacgacgacgtcacctggaggccgttcgccgactacgctcagattgtcccctttgacggcattgctttatattctggctggttggcatgcgggactaccatcatgggtcggtatctccctgagcggtgcatgcgtcagttcggattcgtgcagcggatacccaggtccccctttgaggctgctcccgacacagtgacccgagtgcagctcactgccatatgggcggactggcagcagcatgtggtaccgcaggagtaccgtctcactcgggtcacacaggactggcacggtgaggaggggtacgtcacatggttctaccgggtgtcccatcctctgctgagacccgacgttcccggcgctcctaggccagcacacgatgagatcctggagaaccagcaggccgaggatgaccacgccattgatctcatgtcgatctgccagcggatagagatgcttgggcgggacgcgttggatcgaggtgtcgttcatcagagaggtccagatgcagtcgccgtgatgaagatgatcgtcactgatgcgggccgtgcggcgggatacatgcggcagaggagggcccagggtgagagggttaggcacacccagtagtggtcgggtttatttattttttgatttcggattgtatctttcgcacagtattattattattttcggtttgtatatattatttggatcggatttatcatattagtattttcattttatctgttgcttattttatttggcgtttgcgtttaattaaaatgcgagactgttaagaaaaaacataaaaaaaaaacacagtttctgcataattcgaaagttcatttccgaattcaccccccatgaggtgttttcggaagttcatctccgaagacaccccctatgaggtgttttcggagatgcacttccgaattgtggaaatttttttaaaaaaaaaaacgcttcggaagttcatttccgaagcaggggtattttgggattttcgctgggggtgacccccatagggaggtggctaaagaaattttctaaaatattaacacaaatgaaataaataatatatttttattatatttaatagatacttaaaaaaagttattttttaacTCCATATAAATATGAAGAGGAGTTAAGGCCTCCAAGTGTTAATGCGTCTATCATTGAAGATTCAAGAGACATTGACGTACGTATCTATCCAAAACCTTAATATAATAGTGGTATGAGTCACTTctcttataaatttaatatttatttcattcCTAGTCGATCTGGAACTTTAATATTTAACACTTGAAATTCAACAACCCCGCACAAGTGTGGGTCATGTAACGCcccgatttttatttaattaattttcataaatattgtgtgattgtttgtgtttgttgttgaTTAATGTGTTGGGTTGGGGGAGTCCTTGAGTGTAGGGTGGTAGccttaaaaatatttgttttaagttGTAAGGGATGTTTGAGTAAAACTTAGAGGTTTGGGGTGTTAAAGtggaattaattattaataattaattagaattattttatttattttaaataatagtaaggagaatattatttaaataaatattgagCTTGGATGgttatttaatttctttaatttgaataaGGTTTTAATAGAATTATAGtataataaaataagaaatgGGGAAATGAAAAGGGAGAACCTCCGCTAGAAAAATTTAAAAACTCAATATTTAAGGTAAGGATTGGACTTCCTCTTGTATTAGGAATTATATATGATAACATGGGGTGGATGTTTTTTGTATATTTGTGACTGTTTTTCTCTTTTCTATGTTCTGAGCAATTTGAGGTATGTTGATATTATCGTGTAGTTTGTTGTATATTTGTGATTGTTTTCTCTTTCTAACTTGTTATTTAGGGCACCCATATAGTTGACTTTGATCATATGTTTAAACACAAAAACAATTGTAATAGTTTCAAGCTAAATGACTGAGAGATAATTCAAGGTACATTCTTATGATAAAATGACGAAATCAAGTAACAAGTAAGATAACAAAGTCAATTACAATAAATGATAgtgaaattatatattaattgatagtttgaaaatatcaaaaaaaaatgcaATTGTTCCACTAGGGAACTAGAAATGGATAATCAAGATCCACGAAGGAATCAGAAATGAAGAGAGTTGGATAATTGTTGATCTTGAACAAGGGTTTCGATCTTTGTTACGGTGATGAGGGGTGGACCTGCATGGTTAGCATTTCAACATCCAAGCTAGTACAAGATTCAAGATTTAAGGACTTATAATTTAAGGACTTTTCAAGATTTAAGGACTTACAATGTATTGAAACTTTAATGAcatgtgaaagataaatttatataattgaaaggagagagaataataaatatttaagaatttaataggaaaaataacattaattattcattggaattgtaaagcgatttatatttaaatacaatttttttccaaaacgacttataataaaaaacggatggAGTATATTAGAACGAGTAGAGTGAGCTTCAGATGTTCATCGGTAATGATGGAATATTTGTTGTGGGCGTGAACCTTTATTGCTTTGTTATATGAAAGAAGCAGTGTATTTGATTGCAGTGAGATGGAACATATGCCTCTGAATTTTTCGTGCTTTTTGCAACTTGGTGCATTGAATAATGTTAGCCaccattttttgttgttgtatttgcTCGTTGTCTTTCATATTTGTTGTAGTAGCATACTGATTTGTATGTTGTGTTTGGAGAATTACTTTCATTCTCCGGGACGATGCTCGGGATCCGCAAAGTTGAGGTTATGTTTATTTTGTACTATTCTCCGCGTCACGGAGAACTGTTCCCCTGCCAAGGGTAAGATCTCCGGCACTTCCCCTGAGGCATAGCTTGAATCAAGGTGGACGAAGCAAGTTGATTTAAAGGCAAACTGATCAAATTCTCGTTGCAAAGAAACCGAAATGTATTTCTGAAATATCCACTGAAATGCTCAATAATCAATAAATTAATGAAATTTGCccagagatacatctccgaaaataaattttaaaaagaatggGATGACCCTCATTTGCGGTGTTATTTAGTGAGACAAAAGATGCATTCGAAGATATACCTCCACAATCTAATAGAGAATTTCAGATTTTTATAAGGTGCTTTTTCACCTCTTAGGGTCGGATTAGTAATCCCCATAAACTTATTGTATACCCACATGGCTTTATTGTTGACCCATTAAATCTTTCAAGGTCACTGAGGCTTATTGTTGACCCATTAAATCCTTGAAGGTCACTTCCTCAGTAGGGATGAAATTTTTGTGTTGGATTTTTAAGAAGTTGATGTACATTATATCATATTATCATATCATATAGTATTATATAACATGAGCTTCTTTGATTTATCAGGACCCTTCAAATGCTATAATTGGCCATTACAATAGTAATGGGGAACAAATCCTctccatttttcaaagaaattgcATGGTCCATTACTAaggtttaaattatataaatgttAAATTATACACATACATGTCACAACTTACAATAATAAGTGCATTTATACACCAAAAATCTTAGTAATTGAACTCtccatttctttaaaaaaatggagaGCATCTTGACTCATAGTAATGACATGTGAGAATTAAGAATTCATTGATTAACTCACTAATGAATGATAAACTtgtaaaataactttaaaaaatctattactactacaactttttttaattatataatttagtCAAAGAGATCTTATATTTAGAAAGAGAAATGCAGTGCTTATACAAAAGATATTTTCAGAAGATACAAAATACAGTACATTCACTAGTCAATTTTCTCTTATACTTTAAaaaattcactgaaaagcattcagtttatttttcacaaaagaaAACCTAGAGACTCTATTTAGTGATGGGGATGATAAAAGGTCATGGATTTGTATAGCAAATATATGTTAATTCATTTTATGGAATCTAAGGAGCCAAGAAGCTTATACTTGCATATACAACTTTTATGACAGAAGATTAAAAAGTGGACGCATTCAGCTAATTACATTTCACAGTGTATATTAAAGCAAACCAAAATCATTCCATTATTCTACCTATCAGAATTCCCTAAAACAGATTCATTCACTTGAAACAGAATGGCCAAAGAATATGAGGGACCTGCTATTGGAATCGACCTTGGTACGACTTATTCATGTGTTGCTGTATGGCAGGAGCAAAATAACCGAGCAGAGATTATCCACAATGAACAAGGAAACAGAATCACACCTTCTTTTGTTGCTTTCTCTAGTGATCAAAGGTTGATCGGTGATGCTGCTAAAAACCAAGCTGCTTCAAATCCAGCCAACACTATCTTCGGTAATTTATCTTCTTTTGGTTCCTGCATAAATAgttgataaattaattattttagttaTTAATACTTTTTTGTAATGCTTTGAATAGAAAAGAACAAATTATATATCACCTACAATTTTGTTTATGCAGATGCAAAGAGGTTAATTGGAAGGAAATACAGCGATATCATTATTCAGAATGATATGCAGTTGTGGCCCTTTAAGGTCATTGCTGGTTTTAATGACAACCCAATGATCCTTGTTAATTACAGGGGCCAAGAAAAAAGCTTTTCTGCTGAGGAAATATCATCTATGATCCTCAGAAAAATGCGGGAGATCGCAGAGAAATTTTTGGAAACACCTATTGAAAATGCAGTGATTACAGTTCCGGCCTATTTCAACGATTCTCAGCGTAAAGCTACAATAGATGCTGGTACCATTGCAGGCTTGAATGTAAAGCGGATAATCAAT
The Vicia villosa cultivar HV-30 ecotype Madison, WI linkage group LG6, Vvil1.0, whole genome shotgun sequence genome window above contains:
- the LOC131613411 gene encoding uncharacterized protein LOC131613411, translating into MDHEHLLQQKPPGAPYTCSGCRQLGFGSSYHCQNSRCNYVLHGECVYPDPYAFHSFFEKSYFEFHKKPPGDRERYCDACGKDILGFVYHCSTTGYDLHPCCLKLKNSITDESGSVTLNLSKKDLILDNWRRGYFSQVERSITTTSSSSERETQLAVTSMEMDQRLRISRRAKTISKYTKIAIMVFKLIFAAIFGDPVTAFVAILEALASN